In Vibrio celticus, one genomic interval encodes:
- a CDS encoding cysteine desulfurase-like protein, producing MSFTLNDVRQQFSALGQYHNGKPVTFFDGPGGSQVPENVLASMTEYLGHFNSNLGGHYFSSQKTTSLMQQAREAAQALLNAESSGNVVFGANMTSLTFQLSRAISRDWKEGDEVIVTALDHYSNVSSWQQAADDKGAIVRQVRVDESDCSLDMAHFESLLNEKTKLVAVTFASNTTGSIVDMAKVIELAHQHGAQVYVDAVHYAPHHLIDVQQLNCDFLACSAYKFFGPHVGIAYVAPQWLHTLKPYKVEPATNIGPGRFETGTQSFEGLAGVIAAVDYLAQFGDPTDSLRSRLEQSYALYNKHESQLSEYFLKRLSDLEGAKLYGKTEFDSNLRTPTFAVTFENHSPEFIAKKLGEHNICVWNGHFYALGLVKQLGIEEQGVVRIGCMHYNSIEEIDLLFNVLEGILRSN from the coding sequence ATGTCCTTCACTCTTAATGATGTGCGCCAACAGTTTAGCGCGTTAGGCCAATATCATAATGGCAAGCCAGTCACTTTCTTTGATGGGCCGGGTGGCTCTCAGGTGCCTGAGAATGTTTTAGCTTCAATGACCGAATACCTAGGGCATTTCAATTCAAACCTAGGTGGGCACTACTTTTCTAGCCAAAAGACCACAAGCTTAATGCAGCAAGCGCGAGAAGCGGCGCAAGCACTGCTTAATGCGGAGTCTTCTGGCAACGTTGTGTTCGGTGCGAACATGACATCGCTGACCTTCCAACTTAGCCGAGCGATCAGCCGAGATTGGAAAGAGGGCGATGAAGTTATCGTCACGGCTTTAGATCATTATTCGAATGTATCGAGCTGGCAGCAAGCGGCAGACGACAAAGGTGCGATTGTTCGCCAAGTTCGTGTAGACGAATCAGATTGCAGTTTGGATATGGCGCATTTTGAATCGCTGCTTAACGAGAAAACCAAGCTTGTCGCGGTGACGTTTGCCTCGAATACGACGGGCTCTATTGTCGACATGGCAAAAGTTATTGAGCTTGCACATCAGCATGGTGCTCAGGTTTATGTCGATGCCGTGCATTACGCGCCGCATCATTTGATTGATGTTCAGCAACTGAATTGTGATTTCTTAGCGTGCTCAGCTTATAAGTTCTTCGGCCCGCATGTGGGCATTGCTTATGTTGCACCTCAATGGCTACACACGTTAAAACCTTACAAGGTAGAGCCTGCAACCAATATCGGCCCAGGTCGTTTTGAAACAGGTACGCAAAGTTTTGAAGGCCTTGCCGGTGTGATTGCAGCGGTCGATTACTTAGCGCAGTTCGGTGATCCAACCGACTCATTGCGTTCTCGTTTAGAGCAAAGCTACGCGCTGTATAATAAGCACGAGAGCCAACTTAGTGAGTACTTCCTTAAACGCTTGTCTGATCTTGAAGGGGCAAAGCTTTATGGAAAAACCGAGTTTGACTCGAACCTAAGAACGCCAACCTTTGCGGTTACCTTTGAAAACCATTCTCCAGAGTTCATCGCCAAGAAGCTGGGTGAGCATAATATCTGTGTGTGGAATGGTCACTTCTACGCGCTAGGTTTGGTGAAGCAGCTGGGTATCGAAGAGCAGGGCGTGGTGCGTATTGGTTGTATGCATTACAACTCGATTGAAGAGATCGACTTGCTGTTCAATGTGCTTGAAGGGATCTTGCGAAGTAACTAG